CGTTACTCACCCGTGCGCCGGTCGCCATCATCGGTTGCAAGCAACCAACATGCTGCCCCTCGACTTGCATGTGTTAAGCCTGTAGCTAGCGTTCATCCTGAGCCAGGATCAAACTCTTCATTGTAAAATCTGTATCTCTAGAACTAGTACCACTAGTGTAACTAGTAGAACTAGTATCTCTTACTCTGTCTCAGAACAACTATCCAGTAATTCATTCAAGAATTTAACGGTTTGACTTTTGTTACCCAAGTACTAATAAAAGTACTCGCTTCTTGTACTACTTCACTGTCTATGTAAATCTTTCAAAGAACTCTTTCTTAGTCGCTTACCACCCGTTTTATGAGCGAAAGCGGATGCAAAGGTACGGATTTTTCTTAAACCTGCAAATATAATGCAAACTTTTTTTGAGAAAAATGCAAAATAAATCATTCAATAGATATTTAAATGTAAAACACACATTATTATATATATAAAAAAACTTCCGCCTTTGAAAAAGCGGAAGCTCATTTGATGTTGTTAACGTCAACAATATACTTTTCTTCTATCGTTACTTAATTTCTTCTATCACCAAGTATAGAAAGAAGGTGAAGGAAGAGATTAATAAAATCCAAATAGAGAGTTAAAGCGCTCATCAATGCCAATTTCTGCATTGACTCACTTGCATCAGGAGCTTGAAGCATCAATAGCTTAATTTTCTGAGAATCGTAAGCAGTAAGCCCAACGAAAACAATAACCCCAGCATAACTAATCAATAGATGCAAGCCAGAGCTTCCCACAAAAATGTTTACAATAGAGGCAATAATTATACCCAAAAGAGCCATAAACAGCATTCTTCCCCAAGAAGTAAGATCTTTATTTGTAAAATATCCATATGCAGCCATCGCTCCAAAGGTTGCAGCAGTTATAAAGAACACAGAACCGATGGACTCAGCAGTGTAAACAAGGAATATACTCGACAGTGTAACACCATTAATGATGGAATACAAGATATACATCAGCGTAGCCGAGACAAGGGACAATCTATTGATTGCTGCTGAAAGCCAAAAAACTAAAGCTAGTTCGGCAATAATGAGTCCCATCAACACTGCACTGTTGGCAAAGATCATTGAAAGAAGTGCTGGCGTAGTGGCAACATAAAAGGCTGAGAGGCCTGTAATAATCAGTGCCAATGCCATCCATACATATACTTTCCTCATCAATATTGGAAATGCTAATGATGAGTTCAACTGTTGCTCACGCGAAAGTGAGCCATAATTCATTTCTTCGTAATCCATAGAAAACTATCGTAATTAATTAATAACAGCGACAAAGATAGTAAGTTTTCTATAGCGAGACAAATAATAAGACTTTTTTTTAGTTAAAATAGCAATGACGATACCATCACCTTTCATGAGGAAAGACCTCATTTGATAGATCTTTGAAAAAATCATAGTCTAAAATAGCAGACAACTGTTTCAACAGATTCACATTGATATCAGAACGTTTAAAGATATCGTAAACATTTGTACGTTCACAAGGAATCTGTTCAGCCAACCATTTTGCTGTATGATTCTGAGCGAATAACACGCTTTTAATCTTTTCTCCTATCTTTTCCATTAATAGTCTTTATTTTTCTGCAAAGATACGAAAAACATATCTATCTTCAAAACGCAGATTTCCACGGATGTGGACAATCGGACTATTACACAGATTAAGAAACTATTTTTGTAAACAAAAAGGATATTTTTTAATGATCGAAACGATTCAAGAGAGTAACAATCTGTTCTACTTCTTTATTTTTCATAGCCTGATAACATGGAATGCTGAGTTCTTGAGCATGAATACGCTCAGTAACAGGAAGAGTCAGATCATTCCACTGACGATAGCATGCCTGACGGTGGGGAGGTATGGGATAATGGATGACCGTCCCTACCCCATTCTGCTGCAGAAAAGTTTGCAGTTTATCACGCTGTTCGCACAATACCGGGAAAATATGATACACACTTTCAGATGGATGTGGAAGGTGTATAATTGAATTATCTACTTGAGAAATATAAATACTTGCTATCTCCTGACGACGCGCATTATCGGCATCCAGATATTTCAACTTTACATCAAGAACAGCAGCCTGCAATTCATCGATACGCGAATTGCGACCAACATAATCAAACACATATTTCCGACTAGAACCATAATTCGCTATAGCACGAATAGTTGCAGCCAAGGCATCATCATTGGTTGTAACTGCTCCAGCATCGCCCAATGCACCAAGATTTTTTCCCGGATAAAAACTATGTGCTGCAGCATCACCAAGAGCCCCGGTTTTCTTCGATGGACTATTATTTACCGATTGATAATTACAACCATGAGCCTGAGCATTATCTTCTATGAGAAGGAGTTGATGTTTTTTGCATATTGTAGCAATTCGCTCTGTATAAGCACAACGGCCATAAAGATGGACTATCATGACGGCACGAGTGCGAGAAGTAATTTGCTTTTCTATAAGGGAATCATCAATAAGGAACGTATCTATACGTGGCTCCACGAGCACTGGCACAAGATTATTTTCAGTGATAGACAGAATTGAGGCCACATAAGTATTGGCTGGTACAATCACCTCATCTCCGTCATATAGAATTCCCAATTCCTTGTAAGCCCGAAGAATTAATGTGAGAGCATCAAGTCCGTTAGCTACTCCTATGCAGTATTGTGTTCCT
The sequence above is a segment of the Prevotella sp. E9-3 genome. Coding sequences within it:
- a CDS encoding Bax inhibitor-1/YccA family protein, producing MDYEEMNYGSLSREQQLNSSLAFPILMRKVYVWMALALIITGLSAFYVATTPALLSMIFANSAVLMGLIIAELALVFWLSAAINRLSLVSATLMYILYSIINGVTLSSIFLVYTAESIGSVFFITAATFGAMAAYGYFTNKDLTSWGRMLFMALLGIIIASIVNIFVGSSGLHLLISYAGVIVFVGLTAYDSQKIKLLMLQAPDASESMQKLALMSALTLYLDFINLFLHLLSILGDRRN
- a CDS encoding XRE family transcriptional regulator, yielding MEKIGEKIKSVLFAQNHTAKWLAEQIPCERTNVYDIFKRSDINVNLLKQLSAILDYDFFKDLSNEVFPHER
- a CDS encoding DegT/DnrJ/EryC1/StrS aminotransferase family protein, producing MIDYLDLKRITAMHAKEIHEAIDQVVDCGWYLKGEATERFEQHYAQYIGTQYCIGVANGLDALTLILRAYKELGILYDGDEVIVPANTYVASILSITENNLVPVLVEPRIDTFLIDDSLIEKQITSRTRAVMIVHLYGRCAYTERIATICKKHQLLLIEDNAQAHGCNYQSVNNSPSKKTGALGDAAAHSFYPGKNLGALGDAGAVTTNDDALAATIRAIANYGSSRKYVFDYVGRNSRIDELQAAVLDVKLKYLDADNARRQEIASIYISQVDNSIIHLPHPSESVYHIFPVLCEQRDKLQTFLQQNGVGTVIHYPIPPHRQACYRQWNDLTLPVTERIHAQELSIPCYQAMKNKEVEQIVTLLNRFDH